One genomic region from Cellulomonas fengjieae encodes:
- a CDS encoding AEC family transporter translates to MTALRGSPRDPATTPGPLMGAVVTALGTMGAVVALGWLLGRRGVLGERAAPVLARVVFAVATPALLLTTVAHADLHLLLSRTAVVTWASTVAVALVAALVLRFGLRRSAADVTVGTLASSYVNAGNIGLPLAVYLLADPVAVVPTLLFQLLVLAPVAFTVLDARTGPLRPGPVVRRTLSNPIIVGTLVGLLLATLPWNLPEVVYEPFRLVGAAAAPLALLTFGMALAVPRTVDTTAPRADLALAVVLRAVVHPVLAWGLGTALGLPAHALLAVVAMAALPTAQNVLVYAMQYRRGEALARDAGLVTTVLCVPVLLVVAAALG, encoded by the coding sequence ATGACGGCCCTGCGAGGATCCCCCCGTGACCCCGCGACGACACCCGGCCCGCTGATGGGCGCCGTCGTCACCGCGCTCGGCACCATGGGCGCCGTCGTCGCGCTCGGCTGGCTGCTCGGTCGCCGCGGCGTGCTGGGCGAGCGCGCCGCCCCCGTGCTCGCCCGGGTCGTGTTCGCGGTCGCGACCCCCGCGCTGCTGCTGACCACCGTCGCGCACGCCGACCTGCACCTGCTGCTGTCCCGCACCGCGGTCGTCACCTGGGCGTCGACGGTCGCCGTCGCGCTCGTCGCGGCCCTGGTGCTGAGGTTCGGGCTGCGCCGGTCGGCGGCCGACGTCACGGTCGGCACGCTGGCGTCGTCGTACGTGAACGCCGGCAACATCGGCCTCCCGCTGGCCGTGTACCTGCTCGCCGACCCCGTGGCCGTGGTGCCGACCCTCTTGTTCCAGCTGCTCGTCCTGGCACCGGTCGCGTTCACGGTGCTCGATGCCCGGACGGGGCCGCTGCGGCCCGGCCCGGTGGTCCGGCGCACCCTCAGCAACCCGATCATCGTCGGGACGCTGGTCGGCCTGCTCCTGGCGACGCTGCCGTGGAACCTGCCCGAGGTCGTCTACGAGCCGTTCCGCCTGGTCGGCGCCGCGGCCGCGCCGCTCGCGCTGCTGACGTTCGGCATGGCGCTCGCGGTCCCGCGCACGGTCGACACCACGGCGCCCCGCGCGGACCTCGCGCTGGCCGTCGTGCTGCGCGCCGTCGTGCACCCGGTGCTGGCCTGGGGCCTCGGCACCGCGCTGGGGCTGCCGGCGCACGCCCTGCTCGCGGTGGTCGCGATGGCGGCGCTGCCGACCGCGCAGAACGTGCTCGTGTACGCGATGCAGTACCGGCGCGGCGAGGCCCTCGCGCGGGACGCCGGGCTGGTGACGACCGTGCTGTGCGTCCCGGTGCTGCTGGTCGTCGCGGCCGCGCTCGGCTGA
- a CDS encoding class II aldolase/adducin family protein has protein sequence MPTRTPIRATAQVREEILYYCRESVRCGLNFNTQGNISVRLAADDGSEAILITPSDVRYDAMTPDDMVVVAMDGTVLEGDLLPSTELPVHLAHYRRRPDVQAIVHTESTFVNVLGVLGRRIDPVLLNMVLYAKGPIPVMPFEFSTNADFGRRSAELMGDDVNAVVWANHGLLAVGVSLKLAFKVAVAVEENAEVLHHAGLAGVPSILDYARIDIPAGARLP, from the coding sequence ATGCCCACCAGGACCCCGATCCGGGCCACCGCCCAGGTGCGCGAGGAGATCCTCTACTACTGCCGCGAGTCGGTGCGCTGCGGACTGAACTTCAACACGCAGGGCAACATCAGCGTCCGCCTGGCCGCCGACGACGGCTCCGAGGCGATCCTCATCACCCCGTCCGACGTGCGCTACGACGCGATGACGCCGGACGACATGGTCGTCGTCGCCATGGACGGCACCGTGCTCGAGGGCGACCTGCTGCCCTCCACCGAGCTGCCCGTGCACCTCGCCCACTACCGCCGGCGCCCGGACGTGCAGGCGATCGTGCACACCGAGTCCACCTTCGTGAACGTGCTCGGCGTGCTGGGCCGGCGGATCGACCCGGTCCTCCTCAACATGGTGCTCTACGCCAAGGGGCCGATCCCGGTGATGCCGTTCGAGTTCTCCACCAACGCGGACTTCGGCCGCCGCAGCGCCGAGCTCATGGGCGACGACGTCAACGCGGTGGTGTGGGCCAACCACGGGCTGCTCGCGGTCGGCGTCTCTCTCAAGCTCGCCTTCAAGGTGGCCGTCGCGGTCGAGGAGAACGCCGAGGTCCTGCACCACGCGGGGCTGGCCGGAGTGCCGAGCATCCTCGACTACGCCCGCATCGACATCCCCGCCGGCGCGCGCCTGCCCTGA
- a CDS encoding rhamnulokinase: protein MSAFAAVDLGASSGRVIVGDVRDGRVVLREVHRFPNGPVRVDGSLHWDARGLYRGVLDGLRAATDAVGTLGGVGIDSWAVDYGLLDADGELLGDPFHYRDARTDGVPERVFATIPAPELYARTGLQVQPFNTVFQLATEHLDGARGLLLMPDLFGYWLTGERVAEVTNASTTGLLDATTRTWATDLAQRLGIDTGLLPTLRDAGELLGHHGSVPVWTVGSHDTASAVVAVPAVSDDFAYISCGTWSLVGLELDRPVLTEASRAANFTNEAGVDGTVRYLRNVMGLWVLQESIRTWTEAGLPADLPDLLAAAARVPALTTVVDIDGPAFLPPGDMPARLAAEAVRTGQRPPQTQAETVRCILDSLALAYRRAVRAASALADRDVTVVHVVGGGVRNELLCQLTADATGLPVVAGPVEGAALGNVLVQARAAGALSGGLADLRAVGARGLELRRYEPGATGGPTERQWAAAAARVGL from the coding sequence ATGAGCGCGTTCGCCGCGGTCGACCTCGGGGCGTCGTCCGGGCGGGTGATCGTCGGGGACGTGCGCGACGGGCGGGTCGTGCTGCGCGAGGTCCACCGGTTCCCCAACGGGCCCGTGCGCGTGGACGGGTCGCTGCACTGGGACGCACGTGGGCTGTACCGGGGCGTGCTCGACGGGCTGCGCGCGGCCACCGACGCCGTCGGGACGCTGGGCGGCGTGGGCATCGACTCCTGGGCGGTCGACTACGGCCTGCTCGACGCCGACGGTGAGCTGCTCGGCGACCCGTTCCACTACCGGGACGCGCGGACCGACGGCGTGCCGGAGCGGGTCTTCGCGACGATCCCCGCACCGGAGCTCTACGCGCGCACGGGGCTGCAGGTGCAGCCGTTCAACACGGTGTTCCAGCTGGCCACCGAGCACCTGGACGGCGCGCGCGGGCTGCTGCTGATGCCCGACCTGTTCGGCTACTGGCTGACCGGTGAGCGGGTGGCGGAGGTGACCAACGCGTCGACCACGGGCCTGCTGGACGCCACGACGCGCACCTGGGCGACGGACCTCGCGCAGCGGCTCGGCATCGACACCGGCCTGCTCCCGACCCTGCGCGACGCGGGAGAGCTGCTGGGGCACCACGGGTCGGTGCCGGTGTGGACGGTCGGCTCGCACGACACGGCATCGGCGGTTGTGGCGGTGCCCGCGGTGTCCGACGACTTCGCGTACATCTCCTGCGGCACGTGGTCGCTGGTCGGCCTCGAGCTGGACCGACCGGTGCTCACCGAGGCGAGCCGCGCGGCGAACTTCACCAACGAGGCCGGCGTGGACGGCACCGTCCGTTACCTGCGCAACGTCATGGGCCTGTGGGTGCTCCAGGAGTCGATCCGCACGTGGACCGAGGCCGGCCTGCCCGCCGACCTGCCGGACCTGCTGGCCGCCGCCGCGCGGGTGCCGGCGCTGACCACGGTGGTCGACATCGACGGTCCCGCGTTCCTCCCGCCCGGCGACATGCCGGCGCGCCTCGCGGCCGAGGCCGTGCGGACCGGGCAGCGGCCACCGCAGACGCAGGCGGAGACGGTCCGCTGCATCCTCGACTCGCTCGCGCTGGCCTACCGACGGGCCGTCCGGGCGGCGTCGGCGCTCGCTGACCGGGACGTGACCGTGGTGCACGTGGTCGGCGGGGGCGTGCGCAACGAGCTGCTCTGCCAGCTCACCGCCGACGCGACCGGTCTGCCGGTCGTCGCCGGGCCGGTCGAGGGCGCCGCGCTGGGCAACGTGCTGGTCCAGGCGCGTGCGGCGGGCGCGCTCTCCGGCGGCCTGGCGGACCTGCGCGCGGTCGGGGCGCGCGGCCTGGAGCTGCGGCGCTACGAGCCCGGCGCGACCGGTGGCCCGACCGAGCGTCAGTGGGCCGCCGCCGCCGCCCGGGTCGGTCTCTGA
- a CDS encoding bifunctional aldolase/short-chain dehydrogenase: protein MGSMSVADELVARSNRLGADPRTTNYAGGNTSAKGAATDPVTGSEVELLWVKGSGGDLGTLTEKNLAVLRLDRLRALVDVYPGVEREDEMVAAFDYCLHGLGGAAPSIDTAMHALVDAAHVDHLHPDAGIAFATAADGEKLTAEVFGDTVVWVPWRRPGFQLGLDIAEIKAKNPQAVGCILGGHGITAWGDTSDEAEQRSLQIIRTAEEFIAARLAEGPHPFGDVVQPPLPDDERRVRAAALAPVIRGLASTDRPQVGHYTDSEVVLDFVSREALDRLAELGTSCPDHFLRTKVKPLVVDLPSDAPVEDVVGRLKELHALYRADYQAYYDRHATPDSPAIRGADPAIVLVPGVGMFSFGKDKQTARVAGEFYVNAINVMRGAEAISTYAPIDEAEKFRIEYWALEEAKLARMPKPKPLATRVALVTGAGSGIGKAIAERLAAEGACVVVADLNLDGASEVAQSLGGPDVAIAVRADVTSESDVAELIAATALAFGGIDLVVNNAGLSISKPLLDTTVQDWDVQHDVMARGSFLVAREAARAMIAQEMGGDIVYIASKNSLFAGPNNIAYSATKADQAHQVRLLAAELGAHGIRVNGVNPDGVVRGSGIFAGGWGAQRAATYGVPEEELGAYYAQRTLLKREVLPEHVAAAVFALTGPDLVQTTGLHIPVDSGVAAAFLR, encoded by the coding sequence ATGGGGAGCATGAGCGTCGCGGACGAGCTGGTCGCACGGTCCAACCGGCTGGGGGCGGACCCCCGGACCACGAACTACGCCGGCGGGAACACGTCGGCCAAGGGTGCGGCGACCGACCCGGTCACGGGCTCGGAGGTCGAGCTGCTCTGGGTCAAGGGCTCGGGCGGCGACCTGGGCACGCTGACGGAGAAGAACCTCGCGGTGCTCCGCCTGGACCGGCTGCGCGCGCTGGTCGACGTCTACCCGGGCGTCGAGCGCGAGGACGAGATGGTGGCGGCGTTCGACTACTGCCTGCATGGCTTGGGCGGGGCGGCGCCGTCGATCGACACGGCGATGCACGCGCTGGTCGACGCGGCGCACGTGGACCACCTGCACCCGGACGCCGGCATCGCGTTCGCGACGGCGGCCGACGGGGAGAAGCTCACGGCCGAGGTGTTCGGCGACACGGTGGTCTGGGTCCCCTGGCGCAGGCCCGGGTTCCAGCTCGGGCTGGACATTGCCGAGATCAAGGCGAAGAACCCGCAGGCCGTCGGCTGCATCCTGGGCGGGCACGGCATCACCGCCTGGGGGGACACGTCCGACGAGGCCGAGCAGCGGTCGCTGCAGATCATCCGGACGGCCGAGGAGTTCATCGCGGCCAGGCTGGCCGAGGGACCGCACCCGTTCGGTGACGTCGTGCAGCCGCCGCTTCCCGACGACGAGCGCCGCGTCCGTGCCGCCGCGCTCGCGCCGGTGATCCGCGGGCTGGCGTCGACGGACAGGCCGCAGGTCGGCCACTACACCGACTCGGAGGTGGTGCTGGACTTCGTGTCGCGCGAGGCGCTGGACCGCCTGGCGGAGCTCGGCACCTCCTGCCCGGACCACTTCCTGCGCACCAAGGTCAAGCCGCTGGTGGTGGACCTGCCGTCGGACGCACCGGTCGAGGACGTCGTCGGCCGGCTCAAGGAGCTGCACGCGCTGTACCGCGCCGACTACCAGGCCTACTACGACCGCCACGCGACGCCCGACAGCCCGGCGATCCGGGGCGCCGACCCGGCGATCGTGCTGGTCCCCGGCGTCGGCATGTTCTCGTTCGGCAAGGACAAGCAGACCGCCCGCGTGGCCGGCGAGTTCTACGTCAACGCGATCAACGTGATGCGCGGCGCCGAGGCGATCAGCACCTACGCGCCCATCGACGAGGCCGAGAAGTTCCGCATCGAGTACTGGGCGCTGGAGGAGGCCAAGCTCGCGCGGATGCCGAAGCCCAAGCCGCTGGCCACCCGGGTCGCGCTGGTGACCGGCGCGGGGTCGGGCATCGGCAAGGCGATCGCCGAGCGGCTCGCCGCCGAGGGCGCGTGCGTCGTCGTCGCGGACCTCAACCTGGACGGGGCGTCCGAGGTCGCCCAGTCCCTGGGCGGTCCGGACGTGGCGATCGCGGTGCGCGCGGACGTGACCTCCGAGTCCGACGTCGCCGAGCTGATCGCGGCCACGGCCCTCGCGTTCGGCGGCATCGACCTCGTGGTCAACAACGCCGGGCTCTCCATCTCCAAGCCGCTGCTGGACACCACCGTCCAGGACTGGGACGTGCAGCACGACGTGATGGCGCGCGGCTCGTTCCTGGTGGCGCGCGAGGCGGCCCGCGCGATGATCGCCCAGGAGATGGGCGGCGACATCGTCTACATCGCCTCGAAGAACTCCCTGTTCGCCGGGCCGAACAACATCGCGTACTCGGCGACCAAGGCCGACCAGGCGCACCAGGTCCGGCTGCTCGCCGCCGAGCTGGGCGCCCACGGCATCCGGGTCAACGGGGTCAACCCCGACGGCGTCGTGCGGGGCTCGGGCATCTTCGCCGGCGGCTGGGGGGCGCAGCGGGCGGCCACCTACGGCGTGCCGGAGGAGGAGCTGGGTGCCTACTACGCCCAGCGCACGCTGCTCAAGCGCGAGGTGCTGCCGGAGCACGTGGCCGCGGCGGTGTTCGCGCTGACCGGTCCGGACCTGGTGCAGACCACCGGCCTGCACATCCCGGTCGACTCCGGCGTGGCAGCGGCCTTCCTGCGATGA
- the rhaI gene encoding L-rhamnose isomerase: MTHFDELARQTIELPSWAFGNSGTRFKVFAQQGVPRNPYEKIADAAQVHRYTGVAPRVSLHIPWDLVDDYDDLAAHAAGLGVSIGAINSNVFQDDDYMLGSLTHPSADVRKKAVAHHLQCIDVMRATGSTDLKLWLPDGLNYPGQDSIRARQDRLADSLQEIYAALDPQHRLILEYKFFEPAFYSMDIPDWGTALLHCLALGDRAMVVLDTGHHAPGTNIEFIVAQLLRAGRLGAFDFNSRFYADDDLMVGAADPFQLFRIMHEIVQSGALAPTSGVNFMLDQCHNIEPKIPGQIRSVMNVQEATAKALLVDADALVEAQTAGDVLGAHGVVMDAYNTDVRPLLAQLRESQGLDPDPIAAYKASGYAEKIVAERVGGAQAGWGA, from the coding sequence ATGACCCACTTCGACGAGCTCGCCCGGCAGACGATCGAGCTGCCCTCCTGGGCGTTCGGGAACTCGGGCACCCGGTTCAAGGTGTTCGCCCAGCAGGGCGTCCCGCGCAACCCGTACGAGAAGATCGCCGACGCCGCGCAGGTGCACAGGTACACGGGCGTCGCCCCGCGGGTCAGCCTGCACATCCCCTGGGACCTGGTCGACGACTACGACGACCTGGCGGCACACGCCGCGGGGCTCGGCGTGTCCATCGGGGCGATCAACTCCAACGTCTTCCAGGACGACGACTACATGCTCGGCTCGCTGACGCACCCGTCGGCAGACGTGCGCAAGAAGGCGGTCGCGCACCACCTGCAGTGCATCGACGTCATGCGCGCCACGGGCTCCACCGACCTCAAGCTCTGGCTGCCGGACGGCCTGAACTACCCCGGCCAGGACTCGATCCGGGCCCGGCAGGACCGGCTCGCCGACTCGCTGCAGGAGATCTACGCGGCGCTCGACCCGCAGCACCGGCTCATCCTCGAGTACAAGTTCTTCGAGCCCGCGTTCTACTCCATGGACATCCCGGACTGGGGCACGGCGCTGCTGCACTGCCTCGCGCTGGGGGACCGCGCGATGGTCGTGCTGGACACCGGGCACCACGCGCCGGGCACCAACATCGAGTTCATCGTGGCGCAGCTGCTGCGCGCCGGCCGGCTCGGCGCGTTCGACTTCAACTCCCGGTTCTACGCCGACGACGACCTCATGGTCGGCGCGGCGGACCCGTTCCAGCTGTTCCGGATCATGCACGAGATCGTCCAGTCGGGTGCCCTCGCGCCGACCAGCGGCGTGAACTTCATGCTCGACCAGTGCCACAACATCGAGCCCAAGATCCCCGGGCAGATCCGCTCGGTCATGAACGTGCAGGAGGCCACCGCCAAGGCGCTGCTGGTTGACGCCGACGCGCTGGTCGAGGCGCAGACCGCCGGTGACGTGCTGGGCGCCCACGGGGTGGTGATGGACGCGTACAACACGGACGTCCGGCCGCTGCTCGCGCAGCTGCGGGAGTCCCAGGGGCTCGACCCCGACCCGATCGCGGCCTACAAGGCGTCGGGATACGCGGAGAAGATCGTCGCCGAGCGGGTCGGCGGCGCACAGGCGGGATGGGGAGCATGA
- a CDS encoding L-rhamnose mutarotase encodes MTRVCFLSRVRPDRLDEYRSRHAAVWPEMLEALRDTGWRDYSLFLAPDGLLVGYLETDDYAAARAAMARTAVNPRWQAEMSEFFVDPGNPDEGFQVLDEVFHLEDQLRAAGLATDPQELHA; translated from the coding sequence ATGACGCGCGTGTGCTTCCTGTCCCGCGTCCGGCCCGACCGGCTGGACGAGTACCGGTCCCGGCACGCCGCCGTCTGGCCCGAGATGCTGGAGGCGCTGCGCGACACCGGCTGGCGCGACTACTCGCTCTTCCTCGCCCCGGACGGGCTGCTCGTCGGCTACCTCGAGACCGACGACTACGCGGCGGCCCGGGCGGCGATGGCCCGCACCGCGGTCAACCCGCGCTGGCAGGCCGAGATGAGCGAGTTCTTCGTCGATCCCGGCAACCCCGACGAGGGCTTCCAGGTCCTCGACGAGGTGTTCCACCTGGAGGACCAGCTGCGCGCGGCGGGCCTCGCCACCGACCCACAGGAGCTTCACGCATGA
- a CDS encoding LacI family DNA-binding transcriptional regulator: protein MSTTTGGRADRRPSITDVAKRAGVSVGTVSNVLNRPDQVSEPTRDRVLVAIEELQFVRNASARQLRAGTIQTVGAIVLDIANPFFTEVARGIEDRLAADEYTLMLSSSDEDPEREARYLRLFEEHGVQGVMVTPSAGSLDNLLALRDRGIDVVLLDTTSPLEDVSSVAVDDVRGGALAVEHLVRLGHTRIAFINGPPTIKQCVDRREGVLAALAAAGLDPADALVEVTIGSLNADGGEDGINRLFASDGDRPTAVFCVNDLTALGALRALRSHGVQIPAEMAVVGYDDVIFASMLTVPLTSVRQPTHQLGWTAADLLLRQRSEGATFQHQRILFQPELVVRGSSDPDA, encoded by the coding sequence ATGTCGACGACGACAGGGGGGCGCGCGGACCGCCGCCCGTCCATCACGGACGTCGCCAAGCGGGCCGGGGTATCCGTCGGCACCGTCTCCAACGTGCTCAACAGGCCGGACCAGGTCAGCGAGCCCACGCGCGACCGCGTCCTGGTGGCGATCGAGGAGCTGCAGTTCGTCCGCAACGCCTCGGCACGCCAGCTGCGGGCGGGAACCATCCAGACCGTCGGCGCGATCGTCCTCGACATCGCCAACCCGTTCTTCACCGAGGTCGCGCGCGGGATCGAGGACCGGCTCGCCGCCGACGAGTACACGCTGATGCTGTCGTCCTCCGACGAGGACCCCGAGCGCGAGGCCCGGTACCTGCGCCTGTTCGAGGAGCACGGGGTGCAGGGCGTCATGGTGACGCCGTCGGCCGGCTCGCTGGACAACCTGCTGGCGCTGCGCGACCGGGGCATCGACGTCGTCCTGCTCGACACGACGTCGCCGCTCGAGGACGTCTCGTCGGTCGCGGTCGACGACGTGCGCGGCGGCGCGCTGGCGGTCGAGCACCTGGTCCGTCTCGGGCACACCCGCATCGCGTTCATCAACGGACCGCCGACCATCAAGCAGTGCGTCGACCGACGCGAGGGAGTGCTCGCCGCGCTGGCCGCGGCGGGGCTCGACCCCGCGGACGCGCTCGTCGAGGTCACGATCGGCTCCCTGAACGCCGACGGCGGCGAGGACGGGATCAACCGGCTGTTCGCGTCCGACGGCGACCGGCCGACCGCGGTGTTCTGCGTCAACGACCTGACCGCCCTGGGTGCCCTGCGCGCGCTGCGCTCCCACGGCGTGCAGATCCCCGCCGAGATGGCCGTGGTGGGGTACGACGACGTCATCTTCGCGTCGATGCTGACCGTGCCGCTGACGTCCGTGCGGCAGCCGACCCACCAGCTGGGCTGGACCGCCGCCGACCTGCTGCTGCGGCAGCGCTCGGAGGGCGCGACGTTCCAGCACCAGCGCATCCTGTTCCAGCCGGAGCTGGTGGTCCGGGGCTCGTCGGACCCGGACGCCTGA
- a CDS encoding Gfo/Idh/MocA family protein: MTELSRVAIVGTGAIAHAHASVLAADPLASLVAVADPNPGVRDAFADEFGVAGRYDSLDDLLAAGPVDVVHLCTPPGLHRDQAITALRSGAHVVCEKPPVLSLADLDAVLEVAREVGREYAVVFQQRTGTAVGHVQRLLADGTLGRPLVGVCHTLWYRKQEDYYAVPWRGKWATEGGGPLLGLGIHQLDLLAFLLGEWAEVDARAFRLDRDLETEDTSTAVVRFANGAIVSVLTTALSPRQTSYVRVDTTLGTVEVEHLYGHDARSWRLTPAPARTGGTPDPAPSSWALPQDDEPSGHTPLLRAVYGALRSGQPLPAVAADPHRSLELVTAIYASAALGRPVTKADLAPGSPLRDGFLHGIEDLRPT; the protein is encoded by the coding sequence GTGACGGAGTTGTCCCGGGTGGCCATCGTCGGAACCGGAGCCATCGCGCACGCGCACGCCTCGGTGCTCGCGGCGGACCCGCTGGCGTCCCTCGTGGCCGTCGCGGACCCGAACCCGGGGGTGCGGGACGCGTTCGCCGACGAGTTCGGCGTGGCCGGTCGGTACGACAGCCTCGACGACCTGCTCGCGGCGGGACCGGTCGACGTCGTCCACCTGTGCACCCCGCCAGGCCTGCACCGGGACCAGGCGATCACCGCCCTGCGCAGCGGCGCGCACGTGGTCTGCGAGAAGCCGCCGGTCCTCTCGCTGGCCGACCTGGACGCGGTGCTCGAGGTGGCCCGTGAGGTCGGTCGCGAGTACGCCGTCGTCTTCCAGCAGCGCACCGGCACGGCCGTGGGCCACGTCCAGCGGCTGCTGGCGGACGGCACGCTCGGCCGACCACTCGTCGGCGTCTGCCACACCCTCTGGTACCGCAAGCAGGAGGACTACTACGCGGTGCCGTGGCGGGGGAAGTGGGCGACCGAGGGCGGCGGGCCGCTGCTCGGTCTGGGCATCCACCAGCTCGACCTGCTGGCGTTCCTGCTCGGCGAGTGGGCGGAGGTGGACGCCCGGGCGTTCCGTCTGGACCGCGACCTGGAGACCGAGGACACGTCGACCGCGGTCGTGCGGTTCGCCAACGGCGCCATCGTGTCCGTGCTGACCACTGCCCTGTCGCCGCGCCAGACCAGCTACGTCCGGGTCGACACCACGCTCGGCACGGTCGAGGTGGAGCACCTGTACGGGCACGACGCCCGCTCCTGGCGGCTGACGCCCGCACCGGCCCGCACCGGCGGCACCCCGGACCCGGCGCCGTCGTCATGGGCGCTGCCGCAGGACGACGAGCCCTCCGGCCACACCCCGCTGCTCCGCGCGGTCTACGGAGCCCTGCGGTCCGGGCAGCCGCTGCCGGCGGTGGCCGCCGACCCGCACCGCTCGCTCGAGCTGGTCACCGCCATCTACGCCTCGGCCGCGCTGGGTCGCCCGGTCACCAAGGCCGACCTCGCCCCCGGCAGCCCCCTGCGCGACGGCTTCCTGCACGGCATCGAAGACCTCCGCCCCACCTGA
- a CDS encoding beta-galactosidase encodes MIQYGGDYNPEQWPLATRIEDVELMQQAGVTLVSVGIFSWAQLEPREGEHDFGWLDDVLDRLAAAGIKVALATATASPPPWLTRKHPEFLPVLADGTVLHPGGRQAYRVSSPAYRQYALRMTRTMAERYQDHPALALWHVDNELGCHVPHDYSDDAAAAFRRWLEARYGTVEALNAAWGTAFWSQRYDDFDEVLPPRSAPTYPNPTQQLDFARFSSDELLTHYRAMRDVLREVTPNIPITTNLMLSTGTKWMDYFSWADDLDVIANDHYTRASDPEAHVELAFSADLTRGVAGGDPWMLMEHSTSAVNWQPRNRSKRPGEMLRHSLTHVARGADAVMFFQWRQSAAGAEKFHSAMLPHAGTDTDVWRNTVELGAALRALSEVEGSRVRARAAIVFDYPAWWGTELDSHPSAAVTYPDRVLAHYRALWQRNVTVDIVPPSADLSGYALVVVPTLYLVSDADAANIAAAAAEGASVLVTYFSGIADEHDHIRLGGYPGAFRDLLGVRSEELWALQEGETVTLDDGTAADVWSEQMHLAPGTEAVRTFTDGDLAGWPALTRRPVGEGAAWYLATRLDADGLQRVTDDLIAEAGLTPGPEGVEAVRRSADDGRSWLFLVNHTDAAATVPVTGHELLRDAPARGRVVVPAGAVAVVREG; translated from the coding sequence ATGATCCAGTACGGCGGCGACTACAACCCCGAGCAGTGGCCCCTGGCCACCCGTATCGAGGACGTCGAGCTCATGCAACAGGCCGGCGTCACGCTGGTCAGCGTCGGCATCTTCAGCTGGGCGCAGCTCGAGCCGCGCGAGGGTGAGCACGACTTCGGCTGGCTGGACGACGTCCTCGACCGGTTGGCCGCGGCGGGCATCAAGGTCGCGCTGGCGACCGCGACCGCGAGCCCTCCCCCGTGGCTCACCCGCAAGCACCCGGAGTTCCTGCCCGTGCTGGCGGACGGCACGGTGCTGCACCCGGGTGGTCGGCAGGCGTACCGGGTGTCGTCGCCCGCGTACCGCCAGTACGCCCTGCGGATGACGCGCACGATGGCCGAGCGCTACCAGGACCACCCCGCGCTGGCGCTCTGGCACGTGGACAACGAGCTGGGCTGCCACGTCCCGCACGACTACTCCGACGACGCCGCCGCCGCGTTCCGCCGCTGGCTCGAGGCGCGGTACGGCACGGTGGAAGCACTCAACGCCGCCTGGGGCACGGCCTTCTGGTCGCAGCGGTACGACGACTTCGACGAGGTGCTGCCCCCGCGCAGCGCCCCGACGTACCCGAACCCGACGCAGCAGCTCGACTTCGCGCGGTTCAGCTCCGACGAGCTGCTGACCCACTACCGCGCGATGCGCGACGTGCTTCGCGAGGTCACGCCGAACATCCCGATCACCACCAACCTCATGCTCTCCACCGGCACCAAGTGGATGGACTACTTCTCCTGGGCCGACGACCTCGACGTCATCGCCAACGACCACTACACGCGCGCGAGCGACCCCGAGGCGCACGTCGAGCTCGCGTTCAGCGCGGACCTGACGCGCGGGGTGGCAGGCGGCGACCCGTGGATGCTCATGGAGCACTCGACCAGCGCGGTCAACTGGCAGCCGCGCAACCGCAGCAAGCGACCGGGCGAGATGCTCCGCCACTCGCTGACGCACGTGGCCCGCGGCGCCGACGCGGTGATGTTCTTCCAGTGGCGCCAGTCCGCCGCGGGGGCGGAGAAGTTCCACTCGGCGATGCTCCCGCACGCCGGCACGGACACCGACGTCTGGCGGAACACGGTGGAGCTCGGGGCGGCGCTCCGGGCGCTCTCCGAGGTCGAGGGCAGCCGGGTCCGCGCCCGCGCCGCGATCGTCTTCGACTACCCCGCCTGGTGGGGCACCGAGCTGGACAGCCACCCGTCCGCGGCCGTCACCTACCCGGATCGGGTGCTCGCGCACTACCGCGCGCTGTGGCAGCGCAACGTCACGGTGGACATCGTGCCGCCGTCCGCGGACCTGTCGGGCTACGCCCTGGTGGTCGTGCCGACGCTCTACCTGGTGTCCGACGCCGACGCGGCCAACATCGCTGCGGCGGCGGCCGAGGGCGCCTCGGTGCTGGTCACGTACTTCTCGGGGATCGCCGACGAGCACGACCACATCCGCCTCGGCGGCTACCCCGGTGCCTTCCGCGACCTGCTGGGCGTGCGCAGCGAGGAGCTGTGGGCGCTGCAGGAGGGGGAGACCGTGACGCTCGACGACGGCACCGCCGCCGACGTGTGGTCGGAGCAGATGCACCTCGCGCCCGGCACGGAGGCGGTCCGGACGTTCACCGACGGCGACCTCGCGGGCTGGCCCGCCCTGACCCGGCGACCCGTCGGCGAGGGAGCGGCCTGGTACCTGGCCACGCGCCTCGACGCCGACGGGCTCCAGCGCGTCACCGACGACCTGATCGCCGAGGCGGGCCTGACGCCCGGCCCCGAGGGCGTCGAGGCGGTCCGCCGGTCCGCCGACGACGGCCGCTCGTGGCTGTTCCTCGTCAACCACACGGACGCGGCGGCGACGGTGCCCGTGACCGGGCACGAGCTGCTGCGCGACGCGCCTGCCCGGGGCCGGGTCGTCGTCCCGGCCGGCGCCGTGGCGGTGGTGCGGGAGGGCTAG